In Lepidochelys kempii isolate rLepKem1 chromosome 8, rLepKem1.hap2, whole genome shotgun sequence, a single genomic region encodes these proteins:
- the SEPTIN8 gene encoding septin-8 isoform X5 has product MPLPGRGQLCKNEEKRNLSLGGHVGFDSLPDQLVSKSVTQGFSFNILCVGETGIGKSTLMNTLFNTTFETEEASHYENAVRLRPRTYDLLESNVHLKLTIVDAVGFGDQINKDESYRPVVDYIDTQFENYLQEELKIRRSLFNYHDTRIHVCLYFITPTGHSLKSLDLVTMKKLDSKVNIIPIIAKADTISKSELHKFKIKIMSELVSNGVQIYQFPTDDEAVAEINSVMNAHLPFAVVGSTEEVKVGNKLVRARQYPWGVVQVENESHCDFVKLREMLIRVNMEDLREQTHTRHYELYRRCKLEEMGFKDTDPDSQPFSLQETYETKRKEFLGELQKKEEEMRQMFVNKVKETESELKEKERELHEKFEHLKRIHQEEKRKVEEKRRELEEEMNAFNRRKLAVETLQSQSLQATSQQPLKKDKDKKNFFSLPSACSITSGRHVN; this is encoded by the exons ATGCCTTTGCCAGGCAGAGGTCAACTTTGCAAG AATGAAGAGAAGCGGAATCTTTCCCTGGGGGGCCACGTTGGATTTGATAGTCTCCCAGATCAGCTTGTCAGCAAATCTGTCACACAAGGATTCAGCTTCAACATCCTCTGTGTGG GTGAAACAGGCATCGGGAAATCCACACTAATGAACACACTTTTCAATACCACCTTTGAGACGGAGGAGGCCAGTCACTACGAGAATGCAGTTCGCTTACGACCGCGTACCTATGACTTGCTGGAGAGCAACGTGCACCTAAAACTGACAATCGTGGATGCAGTGGGGTTTGGAGACCAGATTAATAAAGATGAAAG TTACAGGCCAGTAGTTGATTACATTGACACGCAGTTTGAAAACTACTTGCAAGAAGAGCTGAAAATCCGTCGTTCTCTCTTTAATTATCATGACACAAGAATCCACGTCTGCCTTTACTTCATCACTCCAACTGGGCACTCGCTCAAATCCTTAGATCTGGTAACGATGAAGAAGCTGGATAGCAAG GTGAATATTATCCCCATCATTGCCAAAGCAGACACCATTTCCAAGAGCGAGCTGCACAAGTTTAAGATAAAGATAATGAGCGAGCTGGTCAGTAACGGAGTGCAGATCTATCAGTTCCCCACCGATGACGAAGCTGTCGCAGAGATCAACTCCGTAATGAAT GCTCATCTGCCCTTTGCTGTTGTGGGCAGCACTGAGGAGGTGAAAGTTGGAAACAAGCTGGTGAGAGCTCGTCAGTACCCATGGGGGGTGGTGCAAG TCGAGAATGAAAGTCACTGTGACTTTGTGAAACTGCGAGAAATGCTGATTCGGGTCAACATGGAAGATCTTCGGGAACAGACTCACACCCGCCACTATGAGCTGTACAGACGGTGCAAGCTGGAGGAGATGGGGTTCAAGGACACAGATCCTGACAGCCAGCCATTCAG CCTTCAAGAAACATATGAGACCAAAAGAAAAGAGTTCCTTGGTGAACTgcagaagaaagaggaagaaatgaGGCAAATGTTTGTTAACAAAGTCAAGGAGACTGAATCAGAactgaaagagaaggaaagagag CTACACGAAAAGTTTGAGCATTTAAAGAGGATACATCAggaagagaagaggaaggtggaggagaagaggagggagctggaggaggagatgaATGCCTTCAACAGGCGGAAATTAGCAGTCGAAACCCTGCAGTCTCAGTCCTTGCAAGCTACTTCACAGCAGCCACTGAAGAAGGATAAAGACAAGAAAAA
- the SEPTIN8 gene encoding septin-8 isoform X6, producing MPLPGRGQLCKNEEKRNLSLGGHVGFDSLPDQLVSKSVTQGFSFNILCVGETGIGKSTLMNTLFNTTFETEEASHYENAVRLRPRTYDLLESNVHLKLTIVDAVGFGDQINKDESYRPVVDYIDTQFENYLQEELKIRRSLFNYHDTRIHVCLYFITPTGHSLKSLDLVTMKKLDSKVNIIPIIAKADTISKSELHKFKIKIMSELVSNGVQIYQFPTDDEAVAEINSVMNAHLPFAVVGSTEEVKVGNKLVRARQYPWGVVQVENESHCDFVKLREMLIRVNMEDLREQTHTRHYELYRRCKLEEMGFKDTDPDSQPFSLQETYETKRKEFLGELQKKEEEMRQMFVNKVKETESELKEKERELHEKFEHLKRIHQEEKRKVEEKRRELEEEMNAFNRRKLAVETLQSQSLQATSQQPLKKDKDKKN from the exons ATGCCTTTGCCAGGCAGAGGTCAACTTTGCAAG AATGAAGAGAAGCGGAATCTTTCCCTGGGGGGCCACGTTGGATTTGATAGTCTCCCAGATCAGCTTGTCAGCAAATCTGTCACACAAGGATTCAGCTTCAACATCCTCTGTGTGG GTGAAACAGGCATCGGGAAATCCACACTAATGAACACACTTTTCAATACCACCTTTGAGACGGAGGAGGCCAGTCACTACGAGAATGCAGTTCGCTTACGACCGCGTACCTATGACTTGCTGGAGAGCAACGTGCACCTAAAACTGACAATCGTGGATGCAGTGGGGTTTGGAGACCAGATTAATAAAGATGAAAG TTACAGGCCAGTAGTTGATTACATTGACACGCAGTTTGAAAACTACTTGCAAGAAGAGCTGAAAATCCGTCGTTCTCTCTTTAATTATCATGACACAAGAATCCACGTCTGCCTTTACTTCATCACTCCAACTGGGCACTCGCTCAAATCCTTAGATCTGGTAACGATGAAGAAGCTGGATAGCAAG GTGAATATTATCCCCATCATTGCCAAAGCAGACACCATTTCCAAGAGCGAGCTGCACAAGTTTAAGATAAAGATAATGAGCGAGCTGGTCAGTAACGGAGTGCAGATCTATCAGTTCCCCACCGATGACGAAGCTGTCGCAGAGATCAACTCCGTAATGAAT GCTCATCTGCCCTTTGCTGTTGTGGGCAGCACTGAGGAGGTGAAAGTTGGAAACAAGCTGGTGAGAGCTCGTCAGTACCCATGGGGGGTGGTGCAAG TCGAGAATGAAAGTCACTGTGACTTTGTGAAACTGCGAGAAATGCTGATTCGGGTCAACATGGAAGATCTTCGGGAACAGACTCACACCCGCCACTATGAGCTGTACAGACGGTGCAAGCTGGAGGAGATGGGGTTCAAGGACACAGATCCTGACAGCCAGCCATTCAG CCTTCAAGAAACATATGAGACCAAAAGAAAAGAGTTCCTTGGTGAACTgcagaagaaagaggaagaaatgaGGCAAATGTTTGTTAACAAAGTCAAGGAGACTGAATCAGAactgaaagagaaggaaagagag CTACACGAAAAGTTTGAGCATTTAAAGAGGATACATCAggaagagaagaggaaggtggaggagaagaggagggagctggaggaggagatgaATGCCTTCAACAGGCGGAAATTAGCAGTCGAAACCCTGCAGTCTCAGTCCTTGCAAGCTACTTCACAGCAGCCACTGAAGAAGGATAAAGACAAGAAAAA
- the SEPTIN8 gene encoding septin-8 isoform X7 — MPLPGRGQLCKNEEKRNLSLGGHVGFDSLPDQLVSKSVTQGFSFNILCVGETGIGKSTLMNTLFNTTFETEEASHYENAVRLRPRTYDLLESNVHLKLTIVDAVGFGDQINKDESYRPVVDYIDTQFENYLQEELKIRRSLFNYHDTRIHVCLYFITPTGHSLKSLDLVTMKKLDSKVNIIPIIAKADTISKSELHKFKIKIMSELVSNGVQIYQFPTDDEAVAEINSVMNAHLPFAVVGSTEEVKVGNKLVRARQYPWGVVQVENESHCDFVKLREMLIRVNMEDLREQTHTRHYELYRRCKLEEMGFKDTDPDSQPFSLQETYETKRKEFLGELQKKEEEMRQMFVNKVKETESELKEKERELHEKFEHLKRIHQEEKRKVEEKRRELEEEMNAFNRRKLAVETLQSQSLQATSQQPLKKDKDKKK; from the exons ATGCCTTTGCCAGGCAGAGGTCAACTTTGCAAG AATGAAGAGAAGCGGAATCTTTCCCTGGGGGGCCACGTTGGATTTGATAGTCTCCCAGATCAGCTTGTCAGCAAATCTGTCACACAAGGATTCAGCTTCAACATCCTCTGTGTGG GTGAAACAGGCATCGGGAAATCCACACTAATGAACACACTTTTCAATACCACCTTTGAGACGGAGGAGGCCAGTCACTACGAGAATGCAGTTCGCTTACGACCGCGTACCTATGACTTGCTGGAGAGCAACGTGCACCTAAAACTGACAATCGTGGATGCAGTGGGGTTTGGAGACCAGATTAATAAAGATGAAAG TTACAGGCCAGTAGTTGATTACATTGACACGCAGTTTGAAAACTACTTGCAAGAAGAGCTGAAAATCCGTCGTTCTCTCTTTAATTATCATGACACAAGAATCCACGTCTGCCTTTACTTCATCACTCCAACTGGGCACTCGCTCAAATCCTTAGATCTGGTAACGATGAAGAAGCTGGATAGCAAG GTGAATATTATCCCCATCATTGCCAAAGCAGACACCATTTCCAAGAGCGAGCTGCACAAGTTTAAGATAAAGATAATGAGCGAGCTGGTCAGTAACGGAGTGCAGATCTATCAGTTCCCCACCGATGACGAAGCTGTCGCAGAGATCAACTCCGTAATGAAT GCTCATCTGCCCTTTGCTGTTGTGGGCAGCACTGAGGAGGTGAAAGTTGGAAACAAGCTGGTGAGAGCTCGTCAGTACCCATGGGGGGTGGTGCAAG TCGAGAATGAAAGTCACTGTGACTTTGTGAAACTGCGAGAAATGCTGATTCGGGTCAACATGGAAGATCTTCGGGAACAGACTCACACCCGCCACTATGAGCTGTACAGACGGTGCAAGCTGGAGGAGATGGGGTTCAAGGACACAGATCCTGACAGCCAGCCATTCAG CCTTCAAGAAACATATGAGACCAAAAGAAAAGAGTTCCTTGGTGAACTgcagaagaaagaggaagaaatgaGGCAAATGTTTGTTAACAAAGTCAAGGAGACTGAATCAGAactgaaagagaaggaaagagag CTACACGAAAAGTTTGAGCATTTAAAGAGGATACATCAggaagagaagaggaaggtggaggagaagaggagggagctggaggaggagatgaATGCCTTCAACAGGCGGAAATTAGCAGTCGAAACCCTGCAGTCTCAGTCCTTGCAAGCTACTTCACAGCAGCCACTGAAGAAGGATAAAGACAAGAAAAA